A segment of the Haladaptatus sp. R4 genome:
GGAGCGTCACCGCGCTTATCGGCCCGTCCGGATGTGGGAAATCGACCTTCCTCCGGTGTCTCAACCGCATGAACGACAGGATTCGAGCCGCACGCGTCGATGGATCCGTGGAATTCGAAGGGGCGGATATCTACGACGACAACGCGGATATCGTCCAACTCCGACGGAAGGTCGGAATGGTGTTCCAGAGTCCGAACCCGTTCCCGAAATCGATTCGGGACAACATCACCTACGGGCCGCGCAAGCACGGCGACATCGACACCGGCCTGCTCGCGTCGCTGCTCGGCCGCGACGACAAGGACGAGGCGGAGAAACTCGTCGAACGCTCGCTGCAACGGGCCGCCCTCTGGGAGGAGGTGGAAGACAGATTGGACGACAGCGCGCTGGGACTCTCCGGCGGACAACAACAACGGCTCTGCATCGCCCGTTGTCTCGCGGTGGACCCCGAAGTCATCCTGATGGACGAACCGGCGAGCGCGCTCGACCCCATCGCCACCTCGAAGATCGAGGACCTCATCGAGTCGCTGGCCGACGAGTACACGGTCATCGTCGTCACCCACAGCATGCAACAGGCGGCCCGCATCAGCGACCAGACCGCCGTGTTCCTCACCGGCGGCGAACTCGTCGAATACGACAAGACGGACAAGATCTTCGAGAACCCGGCGAGCCAGCGCGTCGAAGACTACGTGACTGGCAAGTTCGGATGACGGTGGAACTGGCGGACAACACGAGGACGGTGCAGGCGACGGGGAGTTCCTCGTACACCATCTCGCTGCCGAAGAAGTGGGCGGACGAGCACGGCATCGACGCCGGGATGGAACTCTCGTTCTACCCGGCACACGGCGGGGAACTCGTCATCAAACCAGACCGGGATTCCTCGGAAAACTCCAGCGAGGCCGAGCGTCCCCGCGTCGATATCACCGAACTCCCACCGACCGACGTTCGACAGGTCGTGACCGCCCTGTACGCCACCGGCAGCGAGGCGTTCGTCCTCGTCTCCGGGAACGGACTCGGTTCGGAACAGCGCCGGGCGGCGTCGAACGCGGCATCGGGAAAGACCGGACTGGAGGTGAGCCGCGAGTCGGAGACGGAACTCTCGCTCAGGATGGTCATCGACACCGCCGCCGTCTCCCTCGAACGGACCGTCCTTCAGCTTCAATACGCCACGCTCTCGATACAGCGAGACGTCGTCGGTGCCCTCGTGGACGGCCATCTCGACGACATCGACCAAATCGACCGGTGGCACGACGACGCGTCACGACGGTTCGAAGTTCTCGACGGCCAGTTCCGGCGTGCGCTCGGCGATATACGGGAACTCGACCGACTCGGACAGTCCCGCCGTGCCACGTTCGACCGATACACGACGGCCCGGGAGTTGCTCCCCGTCGGAGAGGGGTTCCAGCGCGTGGCCGACC
Coding sequences within it:
- the pstB gene encoding phosphate ABC transporter ATP-binding protein PstB, giving the protein MSKTITTRVDGESAEETKSEWTDYTFAGETAISVEDLDVFYDDDQALQSVSMDIPKRSVTALIGPSGCGKSTFLRCLNRMNDRIRAARVDGSVEFEGADIYDDNADIVQLRRKVGMVFQSPNPFPKSIRDNITYGPRKHGDIDTGLLASLLGRDDKDEAEKLVERSLQRAALWEEVEDRLDDSALGLSGGQQQRLCIARCLAVDPEVILMDEPASALDPIATSKIEDLIESLADEYTVIVVTHSMQQAARISDQTAVFLTGGELVEYDKTDKIFENPASQRVEDYVTGKFG
- a CDS encoding AbrB/MazE/SpoVT family DNA-binding domain-containing protein — translated: MTVELADNTRTVQATGSSSYTISLPKKWADEHGIDAGMELSFYPAHGGELVIKPDRDSSENSSEAERPRVDITELPPTDVRQVVTALYATGSEAFVLVSGNGLGSEQRRAASNAASGKTGLEVSRESETELSLRMVIDTAAVSLERTVLQLQYATLSIQRDVVGALVDGHLDDIDQIDRWHDDASRRFEVLDGQFRRALGDIRELDRLGQSRRATFDRYTTARELLPVGEGFQRVADLLYDRSDIEGVAWADEFDDCARRARSLTEEAVDAVLTAERPPYDTVRAARTLSDDVAELHRRADEETDNSYVWTLALVGLERSATSASEIAERAVQASLR